The Propionispora vibrioides genome segment TATTATTGATGGTGGAGATGACACTTATCATCTTACGATTTCATTCTCTAAATCAACTGTTATATGGGATAACTATGATGGAAAAGCATGGTATGAGCATGATAAGTGGAAGAAGAAATAAAAATCATAACCATTACAACAATGTTATGATGATAGTTCGCAATAGTTGGGTCTGTAAATAGTTTTGTGCTTTTACCCTTTTTAAACTAACGATGACTTTACTTTATCAGGGAAAAATACGGACAGTTGTAACAAGATTTGACCCAGTTTTGAACTCGGCCTGTCCAATTGCGCAAAATATCCATAGTCGCTAAGTACAGCATCTTCTGTAATGATTCATCATTTGGAAAGATGCTTTTTCCTTTAGTCACCTTGCGCAATTGCCGATGGTAACTTTCAATCATATTGGTCGTATAGATGATTTTTCGGATTTCTGGAGGGTATTTGAAGAAAGTGGATAACTCTGCCCAGTTTGTTCGCCAGGAATTGACGATCAAAGGGTATTTCTTTGCCCAACTTGCCTCAAAGCCGTCTAATGCCTCAAGCGCCAGGATATCAGCGGCAGCTGTATAGACTGGTTTTAGATCGGCAAGAACCTGAGCATTGATGAAATATCGTCAGTTGTTTTCATATTACGTTCTTGGATCAGTCCGCGGATTTGTTCTTTTGTTAATAGTCCCATGCTTTTGCCCCCTTGGTATTATTGTATAATCTGGCTTGGCTATTGGCAAAAGCACAAACTATTTTACACTACCGATCAGTTTGATATGAGAAAAAACGCCCAAGACATTAATGCCTTTGGGCGTTTTTAATTATGCATGTCAGGATTGTTAGAGCGTCCTACGAGGTAATCAATAGATACATTAAAATAATCAGCAACTCTAATGAGAGTTTCAGAAGACGGCGTGGTTTTTTCTGTTTCAAATTGCCCTATTGTTCCTTTATTCTTTAGTTCGAGTTCTTCGGCAAGCTTTTGCATGGATACATTATGGTCGGTTCGTAATTTCTTTAATCGTTCAGCAAAAATTTTCTTCGGAAACATAATTTTCTCCTTGACGTTTCGCATTGCGAAACGTATAATTAAAACGTGAGTTTCGTAATACGAA includes the following:
- a CDS encoding helix-turn-helix domain-containing protein yields the protein MFPKKIFAERLKKLRTDHNVSMQKLAEELELKNKGTIGQFETEKTTPSSETLIRVADYFNVSIDYLVGRSNNPDMHN